In Rhodococcus pseudokoreensis, the DNA window CGACGACCCCGGCCCGATCGCCGCGCTGCAGGGCCGTCTGCACCACCTGCGTCGCCCCGCGGACGGTGCGGTCCAGACTCTCCGACGCCGGTCCGGGCGCCTGCGGGGTGGTGTCGAGGACGGCGACGACGTCGGCGGCGCGGTCCATGATCCGTTCGGTCACGTGCAGCCTGCCGCGGCGGGCACTGACGGGCCAGTTGACGCTGCGCAGCGGATCTCCCGGGGCGTGCGGCCGGATGTCGCCGAACTCGACACCCGAACCGAAACGGCGGGTGCGGTGCGCGCCGATGCGGTCCGGAAGCGGGGCGTGCGGGAGTGGCGTCGGCATCGGCGGTGCGAGTGGAAATATCCGCAGTTCCGCGACGGGAACCCGCGCCGTCGCGGTCAGCAGGCCGCCGCCCGCGCGCGCCGTGACGATCAGCGCGGGTTCATATCGACCCCACCGGTCCGCCGAAACCAGGTACTCGCCGTCGCCGGTCTGCTCGACCCGGTAGCTGTCGGACGACGCCGGTGTCACCGCCAGTTCCGCCGCACCGCCGCACGTCGTCACGTCCGTCGCGAACCGCACGGACTCGGATTCGAAACACCGCAGCGTTCCGCCCGAACTGTCGATGCGGACACCGGTGGCAGGTCGCGGCAACCA includes these proteins:
- a CDS encoding DUF58 domain-containing protein, producing the protein MTEHPLAWRASPAALALATCAAVALTAGVVGRWWELMVFAAPMLGALGALTWLPRPATGVRIDSSGGTLRCFESESVRFATDVTTCGGAAELAVTPASSDSYRVEQTGDGEYLVSADRWGRYEPALIVTARAGGGLLTATARVPVAELRIFPLAPPMPTPLPHAPLPDRIGAHRTRRFGSGVEFGDIRPHAPGDPLRSVNWPVSARRGRLHVTERIMDRAADVVAVLDTTPQAPGPASESLDRTVRGATQVVQTALQRGDRAGVVAHGLRLRWLGADIGRRQFYRILDTVLDAGGAAIKTVGGAAEGTLVPRVALPPRAVVIAFSTMLDTGFALSLLELRRRGHVVVAVDVLRGPPFEHELDPMTGRMWRLERRNMYRNMGVLGVPVVAWEDDSALDLALALADRARRPSGAHR